The Apium graveolens cultivar Ventura chromosome 6, ASM990537v1, whole genome shotgun sequence genome contains a region encoding:
- the LOC141666735 gene encoding transcription factor IIIA-like, producing the protein MEVDGTEKKEGPIFRDIRRYYCEYCGICRSKKSLISSHIVSHHQDEVNERTADENEEKEGLKSNTCDECGLSFQKPAHLKQHMQSHSLERPFTCPIDDCHSSYRRKDHLNRHLLQHQGKLFECPSTDCNRRFTIQGNMKRHVKEFHNGSSPFDVEAPKEYICPEPGCRKVFKYASKLRKHEDSHVKFESSEAFCTDPGCMKCFTNEQCLKAHIQSCHRHISCDFCGTKQLKKNIKRHLLTHEVKPQSERIKCSISDCLHTFSSKSNLSQHMKAVHLQQRPFACSIYGCGMRFTFKHVRDKHEKSGCHLYIQGDFVETDEQFRSHPRGGRKRVCPTIEAFMSKRIVPPSPESGSIIDQGPDYNSWLLLSENHART; encoded by the exons ATGGAGGTAGATGGTACTGAAAAGAAAGAAGGGCCGATATTTAGAGATATCAGAAGATACTACTGTGAATATTGTGGTATTTGTCGCTCTAAGAAGTCTCTCATCTCCTCTCATATAGTATCTCACCACCAG GATGAAGTGAATGAAAGAACGGCAGATGAGAATGAGGAAAAAGAGGGACTAAAGTCCAATACATGTGATGAATGTGGTTTAAGTTTCCAAAAGCCCGCTCACTTGAAACAGCACATGCAAAGCCATTCCCTTGAG AGACCATTTACGTGCCCAATAGATGATTGCCATTCCAGTTACAGAAGGAAGGACCATTTGAACCGTCACCTTCTGCAACACCAAGGGAAACTTTTTGAATGTCCGTCCACAGATTGCAACAGAAGATTTACGATTCAGGGtaacatgaaaaggcatgtaAAGGAATTTCACAATGGTTCTTCCCCTTTTGATGTAGAGGCTCCGAAAGAATATATATGTCCAGAACCTGGGTGCAGGAAGGTTTTTAAGTACGCGTCAAAATTGAGAAAGCATGAAGATTCACATG TTAAGTTCGAGTCATCGGAAGCATTCTGTACGGATCCTGGCTGTATGAAATGTTTTACCAATGAGCAGTGCTTAAAGGCTCATATTCAGTCTTGCCACAGGCACATTTCTTGTGATTTTTGTGGAACAAAGCAGCTGAAAAAGAACATCAAGCGGCACCTCCTTACACACGAAGTTAAGCCTCAATCTGAGAGGATAAAATGCAGCATCAGTGATTGTCTACACACCTTCTCATCT AAATCAAACCTCAGTCAACACATGAAAGCTGTGCATTTACAGCAAAGACCTTTTGCCTGTAGCATTTATGGATGTGGCATGAGATTTACGTTTAAACATGTGAGAGACAAACACGAAAAATCTGGATGCCACCTTTATATTCAA GGTGATTTTGTGGAAACCGATGAGCAGTTTCGATCGCATCCTAGGGGTGGAAGGAAAAGGGTGTGTCCAACTATAGAGGCGTTTATGAGCAAGAGGATAGTTCCGCCATCACCAGAATCAGGTTCCATTATAGATCAAGGGCCTGATTACAACTCATGGTTGCTTTTATCAGAGAATCATGCACGGACATGA
- the LOC141666738 gene encoding eukaryotic translation initiation factor 5A-1-like translates to MPLQQITTEVKAIRIGKHGNAKYHFIAKDIFNGKIYEENVLASHILRFLMSTKLAINKLTYPRMDSRVSKYDINLLSPIKGGFAEGKDVRLTVLSAMGEEQIIDIKVFTSIN, encoded by the exons ATGCCACTGCAGCAG ATTACTACCGAGGTCAAAGCTATTAGGATAGGAAAGCACGGTAATGCCAAATATCACTTTATTGCCAAAGACATCTTCAATGGGAAAATTTACGAAGAAAATGTTCTAGCTTCACACATTTTGAG GTTCCTTATGTCAACCAAGCTGGCTATCAACAAATTAACATATCCGAGGATGGACTCGCGAGTATCTAAATATGACATAAATCTTCTTTCACCG ATCAAGGGTGGATTCGCGGAGGGGAAAGACGTACGTCTTACTGTCCTTTCTGCCATGGGAGAGGAGCAGATCATCGACATCAAGGTTTTCACCTCAATTAACTGA
- the LOC141667505 gene encoding putative WRKY transcription factor 4 — translation MDKNEESTSLRRPMLNLPPRSAVESLFAGASTVSPGPMTLVSSFFSENDPYSDCRSFSQLLAGAVEAPVSGEDSGGDPRFKMNRPAGLAVTQPSMFTIPPGLSPACLLDSPGLFSANQGAFGTSHQQALAQVTVQALQSHSQPQNQLDYPSSSAAPAASFQQFTASVSNTSAYQQMLSSVPDHSLVKQSSELSHSDMRSQPSSFTVDKPADDGYNWRKYGQKHVKGSEYPRSYYKCTHTTCPVKKIVERALDGQVTEIVYKGQHNHQPPQSNKRGRDAGISNESLAFHRNTGFLSDHQTGNLNDEKSAYPLSSKDQELSLATHDQLSGSSDSEEVTDSKPRVFERNGDEPEAKRRPTEVRVLESAASHRTVTEPRIVVQTTSEVDLLDDGFRWRKYGQKVVKGNPYPRSYYKCTSAGCNVRKHVERAASDPKAVITTYEGKHKHDVPPAKNSSHSTANSHLLLSKPGNVIADKNALTRGMEFANNDQQSVGVLRFKEDQTT, via the exons atggataaaAACGAGGAATCTACTTCGCTCCGGCGACCGATGCTCAATCTTCCTCCACGCTCCGCCGTTGAAAGTTTGTTCGCCGGTGCATCTACGGTGAGTCCTGGTCCGATGACTTTGGTTTCGAGTTTTTTTAGCGAGAATGATCCTTACTCGGACTGTCGATCGTTTTCGCAATTGCTTGCCGGAGCTGTGGAGGCTCCGGTCAGTGGTGAGGATTCCGGTGGTGATCCCCGGTTTAAGATGAACCGGCCGGCTGGTTTGGCGGTCACTCAGCCGTCCATGTTTACTATTCCTCCTGGTTTGAGTCCTGCTTGCTTGCTTGATTCTCCTGGCTTATTCTCAGCCAATCAG GGTGCTTTTGGGACGTCTCACCAGCAGGCGCTAGCACAAGTTACAGTTCAGGCTTTACAATCACATTCCCAGCCACAAAACCAATTAGACTATCCTTCTTCGTCAGCAGCTCCAGCTGCATCTTTCCAACAGTTTACAGCCTCAGTTTCCAATACATCCGCATACCAACAAATGCTTTCTTCAGTGCCAGATCACAGTCTTGTGAAGCAATCATCAGAGTTATCTCACTCTGATATGAGGTCCCAACCTTCTTCTTTCACTGTTGACAAGCCTGCTGATGATGGGTATAACTGGCGAAAATATGGTCAGAAGCATGTTAAGGGAAGTGAATATCCACGAAGTTACTACAAGTGCACGCATACAACTTGTCCAGTCAAGAAGATTGTTGAGCGTGCTCTTGATGGCCAAGTAACTGAGATTGTTTATAAAGGCCAGCACAACCATCAGCCACCACAGTCAAACAAGCGTGGAAGAGATGCAGGAATTTCAAATGAAAGTTTGGCTTTTCATCGCAACACTGGATTCTTATCAGATCACCAAACTGGGAACTTGAATGATGAAAAGTCAGCCTATCCATTATCTTCTAAGGATCAAGAATTAAGCCTAGCTACACATGACCAGTTGTCAGGTTCAAGTGACAGCGAGGAAGTGACCGACTCTAAACCTAGAGTGTTTGAGAGGAATGGAGATGAACCCGAAGCAAAGAGAAG GCCTACAGAGGTCAGAGTTTTAGAATCTGCAGCATCTCATCGGACAGTCACAGAACCTAGAATAGTTGTTCAAACAACAAGTGAAGTTGATCTCTTAGACGATGGCTTTAGGTGGCGAAAGTATGGTCAGAAAGTTGTCAAAGGAAATCCTTATCCAAG GAGCTATTACAAGTGCACTAGTGCAGGTTGCAATGTGCGCAAACATGTCGAGAGAGCTGCCAGTGACCCTAAAGCCGTCATAACAACCTACGAAGGAAAGCATAAGCATGATGTACCTCCTGCTAAAAACAGCAGTCACAGCACAGCAAACAGTCATCTACTACTCTCAAAACCAGGCAATGTAATAGCCGACAAAAATGCCTTAACTAGAGGAATGGAGTTTGCTAACAATGATCAACAGTCAGTGGGAGTTCTACGGTTTAAAGAAGATCAAACTACATAG
- the LOC141666737 gene encoding cell division topological specificity factor homolog, chloroplastic-like has translation MAMSVHFMLSASLRPYPSSSVVNFLHPSKVECSGFLDGGMNGSGGTYRRPLFNSHNVACNSKQSFSIDGEYEVSSSSITQEAESFLLNAVNMSFFERLNLAWKLIFPSPASKRKSNANIAKQRLQMILFSDRCAVSDEAKQKIVSNIVGALSDFVEIESQDKVELSVSTDAALGTIYSVTVPVRRVKPQYQEDDETGTITNIEYKDSGETSDSVDVKFDFYVPDENEFRF, from the exons ATGGCGATGTCTGTACATTTTATGTTATCTGCATCTTTACGCCCTTACCCCTCCAGCTCCGTTGTCAACTTTTTGCACCCCTCCAag GTGGAATGTAGTGGTTTTCTGGATGGAGGAATGAATGGTTCTGGAGGTACATATAGGCGGCCTCTTTTTAACAGTCATAACGTTGCTTGCAATTCTAAACAATCTTTTAGTATTGATGGTGAATATGAGGTGTCCTCAAGTTCCATCACTCAAGAAGCTGAGAGCTTTTTACTTAATGCCGTAAACATGAGTTTCTTTGAACGTCTAAACCTAGCGTGGAAATTAATATTCCCATCGCCTGCATCAAAAAGGAAGTCTAATGCAAATATTGCTAAACAGCGGTTGCAGATGATTCTTTTCTCTGACCGATGCGCAGTTAGTGACGAGGCAAAACAAAAAATTGTGAGCAATATAGTGGGGGctctatcagattttgtggaaaTTGAGTCCCAAGATAAAGTTGAGCTGAGTGTTTCTACTGATGCTGCACTTGGGACCATTTATTCGGTTACAGTGCCTGTACGACGAGTAAAACCACAATATCAAGAAGATGATGAAACTGGTACAATCACAAATATTGAATACAAAGACTCTGGTGAAACTTCTGATTCTGTTGATGTCAAGTTTGATTTTTATGTTCCAGATGAAAATGAATTCAGATTCTAA
- the LOC141663623 gene encoding putative protein S-acyltransferase 22 encodes MRKHGWQLPYHPLQVVAVAVFLALGFAFYVFFAPFVGKQLYQYVVIGIYTPLIVCAFGLYIWCAAADPADPGVFKSKKYINFPECKKHDRIQESKLGGESTSSIHDANAATVGLTPADKETKNMDTAREDCTAERKIKDAASQQSVCSKVLFALISPCAYVCNCSNSQNRSSEQQASEDGMFYCSLCEVEVFKYSKHCRVCDKCVDHFDHHCRWLNNCIGKRNYRKFLSLMVSALLLLILQWSTGIFVLIRCFLEHKRYSADIATKLGSSFSIAPYVIVVAVCTILAMIATLPIVQLFFFHILLVKKGISTYDYIIALREQEQQGVGGQQSPQMSQASSLTGLSSASSFNTFQRGAWCTPPRLFVEDQFDVVPSDTRSVSSLGKKTVGEETKKKSNAPVKISPWALARLNAEDVSKAAAEARRRSKILQPVTRRDVPYRLDRDNSFGSSDRQMYGRQDLNRKRGSKRVRLPVELPLEPSTKFSTDTAKSTITEISTSLSPLQFEPRSAFRTSLPTSNASGVVASSPESSLDSPDLHPFGISSSGIDEARQLTGPSSDALAQSAFPLSRSASDGYDASGGEDSDRVPSRTVQRSTNWSNLLFNSDQDERITRVKGPGSSGYSSSRKL; translated from the exons ATGAGGAAACATGGATGGCAGCTTCCTTACCATCCTCTCCAG GTAGTTGCTGTTGCTGTGTTTCTGGCATTGGGGTTTGCTTTCTATGTGTTCTTTGCCCCTTTTGTTGGGAAGCAACTTTATCAGTATGTTGTGATTGGGATCTACACTCCTTTG ATTGTATGCGCTTTTGGACTCTACATATGGTGCGCCGCAGCTGATCCTGCTGATCCAGGAGTTTTTAAAtctaaaaaatatattaattttccGGAGTGCAAAAAGCATGACCGGATCCAAGAATCAAAACTTGGTGGTGAATCAACTTCCTCAATTCACGATGCAAACGCTGCAACAGTTGGATTGACACCCGCCGACAAAGAAACAAAGAATATGGATACAGCAAGAGAAGATTGTACTGCTGAGAGAAAAATAAAGGATGCTGCATCTCAACAATCAGTGTGTTCCAAAGTCCTGTTTGCTTTGATATCTCCTTGCGCTTATGTGTGCAACTGCTCAAATTCACAAAATAGATCTTCTGAACAGCAAGCTAGCGAAGATGGAATGTTCTATTGCAGTTTGTGTGAAGTTGAG GTTTTCAAGTATAGCAAACATTGTAGAGTCTGTGACAAATGTGTTGACCATTTTGATCACCATTGCAGG TGGCTCAACAACTGTATAGGGAAAAGAAATTATCGGAAGTTCTTATCACTCATGGTTTCTGCCCTTCTGCTG CTTATACTTCAGTGGTCAACTGGAATTTTTGTACTGATTCGCTGTTTCCTTGAGCACAAGAGATACTCTGCAGATATAGCCACCAAGCTAGGAAGCAGTTTCTCTATAGCACCCTACGTTATTGTGGTG GCAGTATGCACCATCTTGGCAATGATTGCTACACTGCCGATCGTTCAGCTTTTCTTCTTTCACATTCTTCTTGTAAAGAAG GGTATTAGTACGTATGATTATATCATAGCTTTGAGAGAGCAAGAACAGCAAGGAGTTGGAGGTCAACAGAGTCCTCAGATGTCACAAGCCAGTTCCCTCACAGGATTAAGCAGTGCAAGCTCCTTTAATACCTTCCAGAGAGGAGCTTGGTGTACTCCACCACGGCTATTCGTCGAAGACCAG TTTGATGTAGTTCCTTCTGACACTAGATCTGTAAGTTCCTTGGGGAAGAAGACGGTGGGAGAAGAGACAAAGAAAAAGAGTAATGCACCAGTAAAGATAAGCCCATGGGCATTAGCTCGTTTGAATGCAGAAGATGTTTCGAAGGCTGCCGCAGAGGCAAGGAGAAGATCAAAAATCCTGCAGCCTGTCACGAGAAGGGACGTTCCTTACAGGCTTGATAGGGATAACAGCTTTGGTAGCAGTGATCGGCAGATGTATGGAAGACAGGATTTGAATAGGAAACGAGGCAGTAAGCGAGTTCGGCTCCCTGTAGAGCTTCCTTTAGAACCCTCGACCAAATTTTCAACCGATACTGCCAAAAGCACCATTACTGAGATATCAACTAGTTTATCTCCTCTTCAGTTCGAACCACGGAGTGCTTTCAGAACAAGCCTACCCACGTCAAATGCATCTGGAGTTGTTGCATCTTCCCCTGAGAGCAGTTTAGACTCACCAGATCTTCATCCATTTGGAATCTCATCGTCAGGAATTGACGAGGCTAGACAACTGACAGGGCCATCATCTGATGCTCTTGCTCAGTCCGCATTCCCTCTATCCAGATCAGCTAGTGATGGATACGATGCATCCGGGGGTGAAGATAGTGACCGAGTTCCTTCCAGGACAGTCCAAAGGTCCACAAACTGGAGCAATCTTCTCTTCAACTCTGATCAGGATGAGAGAATCACCAGGGTAAAGGGACCAGGTTCATCGGGCTATAGTAGCAGCAGAAAACTTTGA